The following coding sequences are from one Gossypium raimondii isolate GPD5lz chromosome 4, ASM2569854v1, whole genome shotgun sequence window:
- the LOC105780409 gene encoding protein IQ-DOMAIN 3, whose product MGKKGGWFSIVKKALSPESKKSQHQTPKPKKKWFGKSKDLGPVSVPEETEVITEDVKLKEAENEQSKHAYSVALATAVAAEAAVAAAQAAAEVVRLTSQPRHLGKSKEEIAAIRIQTAFRGYLARRALRALRGLVRLKSLIRGQSVKRQATTTLRCMQTLARLQSEISARRIRMSEENQALQRQLQQKCQKELEKLRAPMGEDWNDSTQSKEQIEARQQNKQEATMKRERALAYAYCHQRSWKNCSRSVNQTFMDPSNSHWGWSWLERWMAARPWEVRSTTDNNDRGSVKSMGARSISISEISRAYSRRDLNNDNKPSPTPQKSSRVPSHQSPSTPPSRAPSISSVSGKTRLPNPRGSQWGGYEDSRSILSTRSDRYRRHSIAGSSMRDDESLTSSPAVPSYMAPTQSTKARSQIPSPLGSGTPDRRVAGSAKKRLLFSASPASSRRHSEPPKVDISEVRKNQHAPSNGRQVVW is encoded by the exons ATGGGAAAAAAAGGTGGCTGGTTTTCTATTGTGAAGAAAGCTTTGAGCCCTGAATCCAAGAAATCTCAG cACCAAACTCCAAAGCCAAAGAAAAAATGGTTCGGAAAAAGCAAAGATTTGGGACCTGTGTCTGTGCCTGAAGAAACTGAAGTGATAACTGAAGATGTAAAGTTAAAAGAAGCTGAAAACGAACAAAGCAAACATGCCTACTCTGTGGCTCTTGCCACCGCTGTGGCGGCCGAGGCAGCGGTGGCAGCTGCTCAGGCGGCTGCTGAAGTTGTCCGTCTCACTTCTCAGCCGCGCCATCTGGGGAAGTCAAAGGAGGAAATAGCTGCTATCAGGATTCAAACAGCATTTCGTggatatttg GCTAGGAGGGCACTGCGAGCTTTGAGAGGGTTGGTAAGGTTGAAATCATTGATCAGAGGGCAATCCGTCAAACGCCAAGCAACTACAACGTTAAGATGCATGCAGACTCTAGCTCGTCTGCAGTCTGAGATTTCTGCAAGGAGGATTAGAATGTCAGAAGAGAACCAGGCTCTTCAGCGCCAGCTTCAACAGAAATGCCAGAAAGAGCTCGAGAAGTTGAGAGCTCCC ATGGGAGAAGACTGGAACGATAGTACACAGTCGAAGGAGCAGATCGAAGCAAGACAACAAAATAAGCAAGAAGCTACTATGAAAAGGGAAAGAGCATTGGCTTATGCATACTGTCACCAG CGATCGTGGAAGAACTGTTCTAGATCAGTGAATCAAACATTTATGGATCCGAGTAATTCGCACTGGGGTTGGAGTTGGTTAGAGCGATGGATGGCAGCCCGGCCATGGGAAGTCCGAAGCACAACTGATAACAATGACCGTGGCTCAGTCAAGAGTATGGGTGCTCGTTCGATATCTATAAGTGAAATCAGCAGAGCTTATTCTCGAAGAGATCTTAACAATGATAACAAACCAAGTCCAACACCTCAGAAGTCAAGTCGAGTTCCTAGCCACCAGTCTCCATCGACTCCACCTTCAAGGGCACCTTCGATTTCATCGGTTTCTGGTAAAACAAGACTGCCAAATCCGAGAGGAAGTCAATGGGGAGGGTATGAAGACTCAAGGAGCATACTCAGTACCCGGTCTGATCGTTATAGGAGACATAGCATTGCAGGGTCCTCAATGAGAGACGATGAGAGCCTTACAAGCTCACCTGCAGTTCCGAGTTATATGGCACCAACACAGTCCACAAAGGCCAGGTCCCAAATACCAAGCCCCTTAGGAAGTGGCACACCAGATAGGAGAGTGGCAGGGTCTGCAAAGAAACGGCTTTTGTTCTCAGCATCCCCAGCCAGTAGTAGGAGACATTCAGAGCCTCCTAAAGTGGACATAAGTGAGGTTAGAAAGAATCAACATGCACCAAGCAATGGAAGGCAAGTGGTTTGGTGA